The following coding sequences are from one Pseudomonas oryzae window:
- a CDS encoding molybdenum cofactor biosynthesis F family protein: protein MSSNSDWITVGALAEGFAPEAFILPALADLAGRRLTLNFANGWAIEHRFEADRLHWHAADGHSSGSAEYRATSIRPGIHLVDFIKREHGRDWSLSLVLDSHSQSFTAVIGRLPDQAETCEGLYGRALAGKELTGVQVEFLHGSIDRPWQEGACPHAPTRELVGLRNLYRYSPTEVYEHIYLNDHFYTWQCLKGVEQGLCDTDRCHYYKVADELYLFVWREKIVPTLGLVMIDLQAHRSDGKIFGYAGGSFDELANFPVASHCSILNRTGYDAE, encoded by the coding sequence ATGAGCAGCAACTCCGACTGGATCACCGTAGGCGCCCTGGCCGAGGGCTTCGCCCCCGAGGCCTTCATCCTCCCCGCCCTGGCCGACCTGGCCGGCCGGCGCCTCACCCTGAACTTCGCCAACGGCTGGGCGATCGAGCACCGCTTCGAGGCCGACCGCCTGCACTGGCATGCCGCCGACGGCCACTCCAGCGGCAGCGCGGAGTACCGCGCCACCTCGATCCGCCCCGGCATCCACCTGGTCGACTTCATCAAGCGCGAGCACGGCCGGGACTGGTCGCTCAGCCTGGTGCTCGACAGCCACAGCCAGAGCTTCACCGCGGTGATCGGCCGCCTGCCGGACCAGGCCGAAACCTGCGAAGGGCTCTACGGCCGTGCCCTGGCCGGCAAGGAGCTGACCGGCGTGCAGGTCGAGTTCCTCCACGGCAGCATCGACCGCCCCTGGCAGGAAGGCGCATGCCCGCACGCGCCGACGCGCGAACTGGTCGGCCTGCGCAACCTGTACCGCTACAGTCCCACCGAGGTCTACGAGCACATCTACCTCAACGACCACTTCTACACCTGGCAGTGCCTCAAGGGCGTCGAGCAGGGCCTGTGCGACACCGACCGCTGCCACTACTACAAGGTCGCCGATGAGCTGTACCTGTTCGTCTGGCGCGAGAAGATCGTGCCTACCCTCGGCCTGGTGATGATCGACCTCCAGGCCCACCGCAGCGACGGCAAGATCTTCGGCTACGCCGGCGGCAGCTTCGACGAACTGGCCAACTTCCCGGTCGCCTCCCACTGCAGCATCCTCAACCGCACCGGCTACGACGCCGAGTGA
- a CDS encoding helix-turn-helix transcriptional regulator translates to MTPSTFGQHCLQAFMQAVPVRCAVFYRIDATLEARDFLLQDMHAPMHAAYLEHYRHLDPLHPRHCSAGGAVVPLHEGMACQGEADNRLYQGFLRRHAVVDVVEVIARVDGRPAAGVSLLRDAAQGRFDSAELARLEPLHALMQMAAASLPGVPADEPPQLTARERQIAQLLRDGASNKLLARQLGIGLPTVKTHLLNLFRKVGARNRTELVARLFL, encoded by the coding sequence ATGACCCCCAGCACCTTCGGCCAACACTGCCTGCAGGCCTTCATGCAGGCCGTGCCGGTGCGCTGCGCCGTGTTCTACCGCATCGACGCCACGCTCGAGGCCCGCGACTTCCTGCTGCAGGACATGCACGCGCCGATGCACGCGGCCTACCTCGAACACTACCGCCACCTCGATCCCCTGCACCCCCGTCACTGCAGCGCCGGCGGCGCCGTGGTGCCCCTGCACGAGGGGATGGCGTGCCAGGGCGAGGCGGACAACCGCCTGTATCAGGGCTTCCTGCGCCGCCACGCGGTGGTCGACGTGGTCGAGGTGATCGCCCGCGTCGACGGCCGGCCCGCCGCCGGCGTCTCGCTGCTGCGCGATGCCGCCCAGGGGCGTTTCGATAGCGCCGAACTGGCCCGGCTGGAACCGCTGCACGCGCTGATGCAGATGGCCGCCGCGAGCCTGCCCGGCGTGCCGGCGGACGAACCGCCTCAGCTCACCGCCCGCGAGCGGCAGATCGCCCAGCTGCTGCGCGACGGCGCCAGCAACAAGCTGCTGGCGCGGCAACTGGGCATCGGCCTGCCGACGGTGAAGACCCATCTGCTCAACCTGTTCCGCAAGGTCGGCGCACGCAACCGCACCGAACTGGTTGCCCGGCTGTTCCTCTAG
- a CDS encoding cupin domain-containing protein, with protein MYPIKQGTTIAELDAWGTVADLGSEILEGEGKAFGKMTFGAPTDPVSSAYFGVTRSKFRMVYPFNEQATVVSGEVTLTDEASGLSTTYKAGDSWFVEKGTPVLWDVTSEAFVKHYLAVV; from the coding sequence ATGTATCCGATCAAGCAAGGCACCACCATCGCCGAACTGGACGCCTGGGGCACCGTGGCCGACCTCGGCTCGGAGATTCTCGAGGGCGAGGGCAAGGCCTTCGGCAAGATGACCTTCGGCGCGCCGACCGACCCGGTCAGCTCCGCCTACTTCGGCGTGACCAGGAGCAAGTTCCGCATGGTCTACCCGTTCAACGAGCAGGCCACCGTGGTCAGCGGCGAGGTGACCCTGACCGACGAGGCCAGCGGCCTGAGCACCACCTACAAGGCCGGCGACAGCTGGTTCGTCGAGAAGGGTACTCCGGTGCTGTGGGACGTGACCAGCGAGGCCTTCGTCAAGCACTACCTCGCGGTGGTCTGA